The Cyprinus carpio isolate SPL01 chromosome B19, ASM1834038v1, whole genome shotgun sequence DNA window GGAGACTCtctagaggtaaaaaaaaaaaaaaccttgacattCTATATATTCAACAAAATCATGTATGATCCGGTTTGATTTTCTCACACTGATTATGTGTGGCCCATCAGGTCTGTCTGCGCTACTACGAGCATGAATTTGTGGAGCTGGCGTGTCAGTGCCCGCTGTGGTTTGCTGTCGCTGCGCTCTCCCACGCAGAAAGCTCAGATCGTTCGATTGTTGCAGCAGCATACAGACAACAGAACATGTGCCATAGGTTAGTCCTCTCCACTTCTCTTCTCAGTCTGTTGAGCTTTAAGTCCCATCATCCAGTAGCTGAGACAAAACCCACTTAAACTGAACTCTCTCCAAGCACATGAATCTTTGAGAGCGCTAAAGATGACTGTCTTCACAGTGTCTTCTCATGTTTTCCCGCTATCATCTTTCTGATCTCTGTGCTAAGGTGATGGAGGAAATGATGTCAGTATGATCCAAGCAGCGGACTGCGGTATCGGTATTGAAGGGAAGGTGAGGTGTTTCTCATTAACGTAGATTATTTTCCTGTCACTATTTTTtcctcgcaaaaaaaaaaaaacattctcagtaAAAGATTgtgtatgtttcatttttttgtgtgtaattcccTTTACCCTAATTGTTGAAACTCTTGTTAGATTACTACTgtaatacagtatgtttttatattcaatattattaaatgtaatatttttgcagtattgataatattaaacattataatttaaggttcaattttaatattgatgtttatataattttattatttttgttttattatataaaatgtattacattttaacatatatatatatgcatgtatatatattctttattactTATTTAAGCTGATTTTAGGCATTCTGCTAATATGAACTTGCGGCAAATGTGCTTAAATGTCATGATAATGATGTCATCACTTAatggtcataaaaaaatattttgttttgttattattttgaggTAAAATATGATCTGGGCATGTAATTGGCAGTTTCGTGACATTTATCCATTTATAgtttttcacaaagaaaacatttattaactttttcaatctagcttaaaaaataataataaaaaggtaacagtttaatatttaagACTCTTATTATGTCATCTTACCTATTGTTTCAGGAGGGAAAGCAGGCATCTCTGGCAGCAGATTTCTCTATAACCCAGTTCAAACACATTGGTAGACTGCTGATGGTACACGGCCGCAACAGCTACAAACGCTCAGCAGCTCTGGGCCAGTTTGTCATGCACCGTGGCATGATCATCTCCACCATGCAGGTAACATACACAGTGTGAAGAGCCACATGTATATTTCCACTTCTGTAGTAATATAGTGCTCGGAGtcattacagtaaatattttttctctcaaCACAAAGATCAACATTATGTTGCTGCTGTGAAGCCTCTTGATTTGAAGTGCTAACATCTTGATTTGAATTTGTCTTTCCTCTCAGGCTGTGTTTTCCTCTATTTTCTACTTTGCATCTGTTCCTCTGTACCAAGGTTTCCTCATGGTGGGGTAAGTAAAGGCTAGCCTATCTACACCGTAACTTTGGACATCTTAGGTGCCTTTGAACATGATGTCACATTTCCTAACATTATGTCTATTTGTTTCTAGTTACGCCACCATCTACACCATGTTCCCTGTCTTTTCTCTGGTGTTGGACCAGGATGTGAAGCCTGAGATGGCTCTGCTGTATCCTGAACTCTATAAAGACCTCACCAAGGTAACAACATAACAGAATTCAGAACTAACCATCAGCTCGAGTATTTGCATGATACACTTGATACAAGTTATAGGAATGAAGGCATGAGTTTATGTTTGCTGCATGACAGTTATGCTGACTTTGGTTTTCCCTCCACTAGGGTCGCTCCCTGTCCTTTAAGACCTTCCTGATCTGGGTTTTGATAAGTATATATCAAGGTAAATGAACagtgatgtttttatatttttatatgactgTAAATTGTAATTCACCAATAACCTTTAATCtcatcaaaggtttttttttttttttttttttttttttttttttttttttttgagcatgaTCTAGCTGCACTGAATGTGATAATGtgactttatgtaaaaaaaaaaaaagaaaactgacatGGAGCCACACAGAGAGCCacagaa harbors:
- the LOC122140825 gene encoding LOW QUALITY PROTEIN: probable phospholipid-transporting ATPase IIB (The sequence of the model RefSeq protein was modified relative to this genomic sequence to represent the inferred CDS: inserted 1 base in 1 codon; deleted 2 bases in 1 codon); amino-acid sequence: MSCLLRYGRSAAGRLAGPPLELLRQCRDSRSGCLTGDKLETATCIAKSSHLVSRNQDIHVFKPVSNRGEAHLELNAFRRKHDCALVISGDSLEVCLRYYEHEFVELACQCPXVVCCRCSPTQKAQIVRLLQQHTDNRTCAIGDGGNDVSMIQAADCGIGIEGKEGKQASLAADFSITQFKHIGRLLMVHGRNSYKRSAALGQFVMHRGMIISTMQAVFSSIFYFASVPLYQGFLMVGYATIYTMFPVFSLVLDQDVKPEMALLYPELYKDLTKGRSLSFKTFLIWVLISIYQGK